In one Carnobacterium inhibens subsp. inhibens DSM 13024 genomic region, the following are encoded:
- a CDS encoding PBECR4 domain-containing protein, protein MSIKEITKITRQLNAIYKAADLLKEEFVGKKVTYVGENSTVSIIFSITNFMHLCGIHYRRGAALFFQDALDRKINLQDIKIKIDSTTFLKLQVIGSVSLLLDKEISIVGRGIYSSLRYDSAIRTRKKILALSLMQNGLNYVPISLLNLTSKEIGPGQKVTCIFSEDLISGEVKSIMEIAD, encoded by the coding sequence ATGTCTATAAAAGAAATCACTAAAATTACCAGACAGTTAAATGCAATTTACAAAGCTGCAGACCTCTTAAAAGAAGAGTTCGTAGGAAAAAAGGTAACCTATGTTGGAGAAAATTCTACCGTGTCAATTATTTTTTCTATTACTAATTTTATGCACCTATGTGGAATCCATTATCGAAGAGGCGCTGCCTTGTTTTTCCAAGATGCTTTAGATAGAAAAATAAATTTACAAGATATCAAAATAAAAATAGATAGTACAACATTTCTTAAATTACAAGTAATTGGTAGCGTTAGTCTATTATTGGATAAAGAAATCTCTATCGTAGGTAGAGGGATTTATTCATCATTAAGATATGATTCTGCTATTCGAACGAGAAAAAAGATACTAGCCTTATCTTTAATGCAAAACGGATTAAATTATGTCCCTATATCTTTATTGAATTTAACTTCAAAAGAAATTGGTCCTGGTCAAAAAGTGACTTGTATTTTTAGTGAAGATTTAATTTCAGGAGAAGTAAAATCGATTATGGAAATAGCAGATTAA
- a CDS encoding ImmA/IrrE family metallo-endopeptidase has translation MSENWQNLIQHLYSEYKTYDPFVLAENKGIDVLFVPFGETPKGETVRFKEETLVLLNEQLMETTERYFVLAHELYHAL, from the coding sequence ATGAGTGAAAATTGGCAGAATTTGATTCAACACTTATACAGTGAATACAAAACCTATGATCCGTTTGTATTAGCAGAAAATAAAGGAATAGACGTCCTTTTTGTTCCCTTTGGAGAAACACCAAAGGGCGAAACCGTCAGGTTTAAAGAAGAAACCCTTGTCTTACTTAATGAACAGTTAATGGAGACAACTGAACGTTACTTTGTTCTAGCCCATGAACTGTATCATGCTCTGTAA
- the mobC gene encoding plasmid mobilization relaxosome protein MobC — MDRAGAIEIAKQLRAIGNNINQMARATNTAELNPNLAANLTAELQKTQKELNQLWKNLT, encoded by the coding sequence GTGGACCGAGCAGGCGCGATTGAAATTGCCAAACAATTACGCGCAATCGGCAACAATATCAACCAAATGGCACGAGCCACGAATACAGCAGAACTCAATCCGAATTTAGCCGCCAACCTAACGGCAGAATTACAAAAGACACAAAAGGAGTTGAATCAACTATGGAAAAATCTAACCTGA